In the Geobacter sp. FeAm09 genome, one interval contains:
- a CDS encoding dTDP-4-dehydrorhamnose 3,5-epimerase family protein → MIDGIVFKELTTHGDERGFFREIIRRDDDFFIEGFGQWSHSLMFTGVIKAWHFHNVQTDWWYVVSGVLRVGLCDMRPGSPTYRQTMDFLMGDLQPVQALKIPPGIAHGCKTIQGPVNLLYVTSHTYDPADEIRIPYNDPDIDFDWLRGPAIT, encoded by the coding sequence ATGATTGACGGCATCGTTTTCAAGGAGTTGACGACCCATGGTGATGAACGCGGTTTTTTCCGTGAAATCATCCGCCGCGATGACGATTTTTTTATCGAGGGATTCGGCCAGTGGAGCCACTCCCTTATGTTCACTGGCGTAATCAAGGCATGGCATTTTCATAACGTCCAGACCGACTGGTGGTATGTGGTCAGCGGCGTCCTGCGGGTAGGCCTCTGCGATATGCGCCCAGGATCTCCGACGTACAGGCAAACGATGGATTTCCTCATGGGTGACCTGCAACCGGTCCAGGCGCTCAAGATCCCCCCGGGGATCGCCCACGGCTGCAAGACCATACAGGGACCGGTGAATCTGCTGTATGTAACCTCCCACACCTACGACCCAGCCGACGAGATACGCATTCCCTATAACGATCCGGATATTGATTTCGACTGGCTACGCGGGCCGGCGATTACGTGA
- a CDS encoding NAD(P)-dependent oxidoreductase, giving the protein MERTTDAFRGKGILITGGAGYLASGLVSLLKHAECHIVRLDRHDAHWEPVAGTAHVTDVCGDVRDPAIWDRNLEHIDFIFHLAAQTSTYVANARPADDQATNVMPMLHLLEACRRQGKRPTLCFSSTATVAGIPERLPVDETHQDHPLTIYDLHKQMAEQYLRWYAEQGVVHGVTLRLANVYGPGPRSSRSDRGILNQMIHRALAGDPLTVYGAGDYLRDYVYVDDVARAFIAAARHGEKLNGRFFVIGSGQGHTIAEAMHMIARRGTAKTGRQVTVQHVEPPDDLSPIEQRHFVADSRLFSVATGWSAHYALDEGIDRTMEAFS; this is encoded by the coding sequence ATGGAAAGAACAACTGACGCCTTCCGTGGGAAGGGGATCCTGATAACCGGGGGTGCCGGCTATCTGGCCTCCGGCCTCGTGTCCCTTCTGAAGCATGCAGAGTGTCACATCGTCAGGCTGGACAGACATGACGCACATTGGGAACCGGTGGCGGGCACCGCGCACGTCACCGATGTGTGCGGGGATGTCCGTGACCCTGCCATATGGGACCGGAATTTGGAACATATTGATTTCATTTTCCATCTTGCCGCCCAAACCAGCACCTATGTTGCCAATGCAAGGCCGGCCGACGATCAGGCGACCAATGTCATGCCGATGCTTCACCTGCTGGAGGCTTGCCGACGACAGGGGAAGCGTCCGACGCTTTGCTTCTCGAGCACGGCAACTGTCGCCGGCATACCCGAGCGCCTGCCGGTGGACGAAACGCACCAGGACCACCCGCTTACCATATACGACCTCCATAAGCAGATGGCAGAACAGTACCTGCGCTGGTATGCGGAACAGGGGGTTGTGCATGGCGTCACGCTGCGGCTGGCAAACGTGTATGGACCGGGGCCGCGCAGCAGCCGTTCCGACCGGGGCATCCTTAACCAGATGATCCACCGGGCCCTTGCCGGCGACCCCCTTACGGTCTACGGGGCGGGAGATTATCTGCGCGATTACGTATATGTGGACGATGTCGCCCGGGCGTTCATCGCCGCGGCTCGGCATGGCGAGAAGCTTAACGGGCGCTTTTTCGTCATCGGCAGCGGCCAGGGGCATACCATTGCCGAAGCCATGCACATGATTGCACGGCGTGGAACGGCAAAAACCGGGAGACAGGTCACCGTGCAGCACGTTGAGCCTCCCGATGACCTTTCTCCAATTGAGCAGCGGCATTTTGTCGCGGATTCCCGGCTGTTTTCCGTGGCAACCGGCTGGAGCGCGCACTACGCCCTCGACGAGGGTATCGACCGTACCATGGAGGCGTTTTCATGA
- a CDS encoding class I SAM-dependent methyltransferase — MKSCLICKSPIEPFINFGNMPLGNGFLLPEQFGDEYHFPMRVGFCAACGMVQLLDQPDRERMFHENYAFFSGTSRYMAHHFRAFADQVITSRLPGKDPFVVEMGSNDGIMLQNFAASGIRHLGIEPSKNVAQVAIEKGITTITDFFDADVARRIVAEHGQADAFLAANVMCHIPYLHSIVEGIGILLKPTGVAMFEDPYLGDVIEKTSYDQIYDEHTFLFSVASISYLFEQYGMEVIDVQPQTTHGGSMRYVIAHKGALPVLPHVAAQKKKEQDIGLHLPETYSRFRRNCESSREHLMALLRDLKSRGKRVVGYGATSKSTTIINYCGITPDLVEFISDTTPIKQGKFSPGAHIPVRPYEEFVQNYPDFALLFAWNHVHEIMEKEESFRVGGGKWIVYVPQVAILD, encoded by the coding sequence ATGAAAAGCTGCCTGATCTGCAAGTCCCCCATTGAACCATTCATTAATTTCGGGAACATGCCTCTGGGGAATGGCTTTCTCCTCCCCGAACAATTTGGGGACGAATACCATTTCCCCATGCGGGTGGGGTTCTGCGCCGCGTGCGGCATGGTGCAGCTGCTTGACCAGCCCGACCGCGAACGGATGTTTCATGAGAATTACGCCTTTTTCTCCGGGACATCCCGCTATATGGCGCACCATTTCAGGGCCTTTGCCGATCAGGTCATCACCAGCCGCCTCCCCGGGAAGGACCCCTTTGTGGTGGAAATGGGGAGCAATGACGGCATTATGTTGCAGAATTTCGCTGCGTCCGGCATCCGCCACCTGGGTATCGAACCGTCAAAAAACGTTGCGCAGGTGGCCATTGAGAAAGGTATCACGACCATCACCGATTTTTTCGACGCTGATGTCGCCCGGCGGATAGTTGCCGAGCATGGGCAGGCCGACGCCTTTCTCGCGGCCAATGTCATGTGCCATATCCCCTACCTGCATTCGATCGTCGAAGGCATCGGCATTCTGCTCAAACCGACGGGAGTGGCCATGTTCGAGGACCCCTATCTGGGGGATGTCATCGAGAAGACCTCCTACGACCAGATATACGATGAGCATACCTTCCTCTTTTCGGTTGCCTCCATAAGCTACCTGTTTGAGCAGTATGGCATGGAAGTAATAGACGTGCAGCCACAGACGACCCATGGCGGCTCCATGAGATATGTCATCGCCCACAAGGGAGCCCTCCCGGTGTTGCCCCACGTTGCCGCGCAGAAAAAAAAGGAACAGGATATCGGCCTTCACCTGCCGGAAACCTACAGCCGGTTCCGCAGGAACTGCGAATCTTCCCGCGAGCACCTCATGGCTCTCCTTAGGGACCTCAAATCCCGGGGCAAGAGGGTCGTTGGCTATGGAGCGACCTCCAAAAGCACCACCATCATCAATTACTGCGGCATCACGCCTGATCTGGTAGAATTCATCAGCGACACCACGCCGATCAAGCAGGGCAAATTCAGCCCCGGTGCCCACATCCCGGTCCGGCCTTATGAAGAGTTCGTACAAAACTATCCGGACTTCGCCCTGCTCTTCGCGTGGAATCACGTCCATGAGATAATGGAGAAGGAGGAGAGTTTCCGTGTCGGCGGCGGCAAATGGATTGTGTATGTACCGCAGGTGGCGATACTGGACTGA